Within the Echinicola sp. 20G genome, the region AAATTGAGTTTCTAAAGGGAGTAGGACCACAAAAAGCCGCCTTGATCAATAAGGAACTTAATATTTTTACCTTTGGAGAACTTCTCCAACACTATCCTTTCCGGTATGAGGATCGCACCAAATTTTACAAAATCAACCAGATCAATGGTAACCTGGAACATGTTCAGGTAATTGCTAAAGTCCGACGACTTGAAACGATTGGTTTGGCCCGTAAAAAACGATTGGTCGCCTACATCGAAGATGAGACTGGCGAGATGGAGCTTACTTGGTTCAAAGGCATCCAATGGGTAGCCAAAAAACTCTTGCCTGGTGCCACTTATATTTTCTTTGGAAAACCCAACCAGTATGGCCGCAAATTTAGCATTGCCCATCCAGAAATGGAACCCTTAACAGCTGCCCAGGAAGAAAAAAGCTCTTTTCAACCAGTTTATCCTACGACAGAGAAACTGCGGGTAAAGTACCTGGACAGCAAGGGAATTTCCAGAATTATGGCCACCTTGGTCCAAAACGCGTATCCCCAAATTCAGGAAACATTGCCTGACGATGTCTTACGTCGTTTTAACCTGACAGCCAAAAATGATGCCCTCAAGCAAATCCACTTTCCCGATGATCCAGAAAGGCTCAAAAGAGCCAGATTTCGGCTAAAATTTGAGGAATTCTTCTTCGTGCAGCTAAGGCTTCTCAAATTAAAATTGACCAGGACTGAAAAATTTAAAGGACAAGTCCTCACACAAATTGAGCTGCTGAACCAATTTTACAAGGACCATCTTCCCTTTGACCTTACCAATGCACAAAAACGGGTCATTCGAGAATCCTATAATGATATGCGTTCTGGCAAGCAGATGAACCGGCTTATTCAAGGCGATGTGGGCAGTGGCAAGACCATTGTTGCTTTTATCTGTGCACTGATCGCCATCAGCTCTGGCGCACAGACTTGTCTAATGGCCCCAACTGAGATTTTGGCCACACAACACTTTGAAGGACTTAAGGAGTTTGCTGATATGATGGGGCTGCGTATTGATCTTTTGACTGGCTCTACCAAAAAATCAGCGCGCAAAAGGATCCATGGAGAGCTTTTAAATGGGCAATTGCATATCCTGATCGGCACACATGCCTTGTTAGAAGATGTGGTGCAGTTTCAAAATCTAGGACTAGCCATTGTAGATGAGCAGCACCGCTTTGGAGTAGCACAGCGCGCCAAGCTTTGGGCTAAAAACAAAAACTACTATCCTCATGTCTTGGTCATGACCGCTACGCCCATTCCAAGAACCTTGGCCATGACACTATATGGAGACTTGGACATCTCGGTTATCGATGAGCTTCCCGCAGGAAGAAAGCCTATCCAAACTATCCATCGCTTTGACAAAGACCGACTGAAAGTCTTTGGTTTTATGAAAAAGGAAATCGAATTGGGCAGGCAAATCTATGTGGTCTATCCGTTGATCGAAGACTCTGAAAAAATGGACCTCAAAAGCCTTATGGATGGTTATGAAAGTATTTGTCGGGCTTTTCCCCAATATCCTGTTAGCATCGTCCATGGCAATATGAAACCGGCCGATAAGGAATTTGAGATGCAACGTTTTGTAAAGAACGAAACCAAAATCATGGTGGCCACCACTGTGATTGAAGTGGGGGTAAATGTACCCAATGCTTCAGTCATGGTCATTGAAAATGCAGAGCGTTTTGGCTTATCCCAACTCCACCAGCTTCGGGGAAGGGTTGGCCGGGGAGCAGAACAGTCTTACTGTATCCTGATGAGCAAATATGAACTTTCCAAGGACAGCCGCGTAAGGCTGGACACCATGGTAAGAACCAATAACGGTTTTGAGATTGCTGATGTGGACCTCAAGCTTCGCGGACCGGGCGATCTGATGGGCACCCAACAAAGTGGGGTAGCCGACCTGCTCATAGCAGACCTCAGCAAAGACGCCCCCATCCTCACCATGGCCAGAGATGCTGCGCAAGCACTTATCCAAGAAGACCCAAATCTACAGCTTCCACAAAATGCCATGGTTTTAAGGCAAATCAAAAACCAGAAGAAACACGCAGTCAATTGGAGTAGGATTAGCTAAAATAAAAAAAACCACCCCCAGGTAAAACCTGAGAGCGGTTAAGTATATAAACCAGTTTTATTTATTTCGTAATTATGCCGATCTCCGCAAAGGAGGCCTCTTTTCCATCCAATGTCTTAGTTGCCTTTAGTTTGATAAACCTAGCTGGAACCGCATCAAAGCTTATTTTCTGCTCTATTGGGCTGTTGGCAATGTTTCCAAATTCTCCAGCGCTAACTGTCTTCCATTGCTTACCATCTGTGCTCACAGCAAAATCATAATGAGAAATCACACCAGACATATAGCGGTTTTGCATAGGCATATAGGTAAAGCCTTTTAAGCTTACTGCCTCAGCCAAATCGATCACTATCTCATCACTTTCACTGATGTAATTGGTGTAATCATTTTCATCGATCGCCTGTGCCGCCTTTTCTCCCCCTCCGATTACTTCCCAGTTGACTTTGGCCAAATCCAAATCAGCTCTGCTAGGCTCACTCACTTTGCCTGAAGTTTTGTCCACAGCAATGGCCTTGACCGTATGGGCAGTTTTGATTTCAAACGCCCCCTCATATTTGTTAGAGCTTTCGGAAGGGTCACTGCCATCAGTGGTATAATAAATATCCACTCCTTGGTCTGGCACTTCCAAACTCACCATTCCTTCTACTGTTCGTTTTATTTCAGGAGCTAGAACTACCTTCGGTGCATTATAGATGGCTACCTTTGAAATCGTAGGTGCAGCTTTCGCATCTTTGACAGTGAACCTTACTGCAGTAGCAGTTACATCAGGAAATCTCAAAATCCGCTTGTAACCTATGGTAGTTTCATCAGCAATCTGCTCCCAACCACCTTCTGTCTCTGCCTCCACAGTAAATGCTTTAACTCTTTGTCCCAAAGGAATGTACTCCTGAACCAAAAAACGATTAAAGGTGGTCGGCTCACCAAATGAAATGGTCAATGCCCCAGATACTTCTCCATCAGCTGTGGCCCAGTAAGTTGCTGGATCATCATCCAAGACCATCTCTGCTTCAAAGCCATGGCCTCTTTCCACTGTAGCTGAAACATCCAGATCTGCTCTTGCCAGGTTATTGGCAAAATCCTCCTTCACTTTCTCAGCCAACTTCAATACTTGCTCCACATCCCTTTCATGAATCAAACCTCTCTTATCAACAGGGAAGTTGAGGAGAAATGAACCATTTCGGCCTATACTTTCATAATAGATGTCCAAAAGTTCAGGTAAAGATTTCACTTTATGGTCTTCATATTCATGATAATACCAACCTGGACGAATGGAGACATCCACCTCTGCAGGAACCCAGTGTGTTCCATCTTCCTGGCCATCTGCATAGTCCGTGTGGTAATTAGGCATACCTCCATAAATTTCATCACGCAATAAGTTTGACCAGGTGGTTTTGTAAGCATGGCCTTCTTCGTTCCCTACCCATCTGACATCTGGTCCAGCATCACTAAAGATCACCGCATTGGGTTGAAGCTCACGAATGATCTTATACGTATTTTCCCAATCATAATAGCTTTTTTTATCTACCCTTCTTTCTTCATTGGCTCCACCATAGTATCCGGTACCACCATTCGCACCATCAAACCAAACTTCAAAAACATCCCCATAATTGGTCAATAGTTCACGAAGCTGGGCACGGAAAATTTCTATGTACTCTGGCGTTCCATAATCTTCATTGTTCCGATCCCATGGAGATAGGTAAACACCAAATTTTAACCCATATTCTTTACAAGCCTCAGAAAGCTCCTTCAAGACATCTCCTTTACCATCTTTCCAAGTGGAGCTTTTTACAGAATGATCCGTAGTGGCTGTTGGCCAAAGACAAAAACCGTCATGGTGCTTCGCTGTCAAAATGATGCCCTTCATGCCTGCCTCTTTGGCTACTCGAGCCCATTGACGACAGTCCAGTGCGGAAGGATTAAAAGTCTTTGGATCTTCATCTCCCATACCCCACTCCATATTCGTGAAGGTATTCATATTGAAATGGACAAAAGCATAAAACTCCATGTCTTGCCATGCTAACTGTCTTTCTGAAGGTACTGATTCCACCGGAGCCGGTGGTGCTACTTTCTCACTCTGACAGGCAACTGCCAGAAGCAATAATATTAGATACTTTTTCATTATGGGGTTTTAAGGTTGATCTACTAATATAAGTATTTGTAAAGTAGGATGAATGTATTTTAACTGATTTAGAAAATTTTTAGTAAATACATGCAAAAATTGTACGCATTAAGGCAAAAGCACTAGTCCTTATCCAAAAATTTTCAATTATCTATCTTGAACCATTTATATAAAAAATTAAAAGATCTTCGAAGATTGCGAACAAATTAATGTCCTTTTGGCTTCTTTTGGTTAGCATTTATATGGTTATGTTTACATCATGGTATTTTTGAAAAAAGTATTGGCCCTTTTCTTTATTGTTTTGTTTCCAATGATGGTTTCCGCGCAAACGGTAATTACTGTTTTGGATGCTGAAAATGGAAATCCTATACCGGGAGTACTCATTCGACTGTCCAACCAGACCAAGCTTATTGCTGATGAAAATGGTCAGGCCAGAGCCAATTTGAATCATCAGCTTACTGCTTTGTTTAGCCATTTAGCATATGAGGACTTGTGGAAAAACTTAGAACCCGGAAAAACAGACACAGTTCGCCTTTTCAAAAAAACCAATAGTCTTTCTGAAGTTATTGTTTCTTCATTTGGTTCAACACGTAGCTTACTGGAACAAGCAGCAGCAGTAAGCCAAGTGAATGAAAAGGAACTTTATCGCTTCAATGAAACCTCCTTGGTCAATGCCTTTAACACGCGGTCTGGTGTAAGGATGGAGGAAAGGGCTCCTGGAAGCTACAGGATCTCCATCCGCGGTAGTTCTTTGAGAGCACCTTTTGGTGTGCGCAATGTCAAAATCTACTGGGATGACATTCCCTTTACTGCACCGGACGGGACTACGCCACTAAATATCCTTGACCTCAGCAATGTCCAAAACACCGAAATTATCAAAGGCCCAGCTGGAAGCATTTATGGAGCAGGCAATGGTGGCGTGATCAGCTTCACTCCTAAAAAAATTAAAGCCAATAGCGCCAATGCAGATCTTGCAGTAGGTGATTTTGGCTTGCTAAAGTATCGTTTGGGAATGGAACAGTTATTAGAAAATGGGGACATTTATGCCAGTTTCGTCCAACAAAAATCGGACGGATACAGAGACCACAGTGCCTTGGACAGAAAAGTATTCAACATGGGAGCAAATTTCTATCCCTCGAATAAACAGAGTATCTCCACCCAACTGTTGTATTCTGATCTTTTTTATGAATTGCCAGGAGGACTGACATCCGAGCAAGTGGCAGAAAACCCACAACAGGCTCGACCTGGATCAGCAGCCCAGAACGCTTCCATCAACCAGAAATCACTCTATGGTACTTTTGTTCATGAATATGATTTCAATACTAAATGGAGCAACAAAAGTGCTGCCTATATTCAAACTACAGATTTTGAAAATCCTTTTAACCTGGATTATAAAAAAGAAACCCAGTATGGCTACGGCGGAAGAACCAAGTTTACCTTAAATGATCAATGGGGACAATTTCCTGTTCGCTTGCTGCTAGGTGGAGAATACCAGTTTTCCAATACCAGCGCACAAAACTTTGGCAACCGAAATGGTCAGGCCGATACCGTGCGATTCAGTGATGACCTGATTACCACCCAAGGATTTCTCTTTCAACAAGTCGAAGTCAACTGGACCAAAAATATGCTGATGACACTAGCTCTAAGCGAAAACTTTTCCCGCTTTGACATCAATCGAAACATAGATGCTTCCACAGGCCTTCCTTATGCAGTAGAAAGAAAGTTCAATCCCGTCTGGGTGCCAAGACTGGCCTTTTCGGCTAAAATCAATCGCTATTCTGCACTCTTTGGAAGCATCAGTGCCGGCTTCTCTCCTCCCACCATAGATGAAGTACGCACCAATGAAGGCTCGATCAATCTAGACCTGGAAGCAGAAAAAGGCATCAATTATGAAATGGGCTATCGTGGCAATTATAGCGACGGCAAGATCAATTTAGATATAAGTACATTCTACTTTAAATTAGATGAAACCATCACTACCTACACCAATGAACAAGGGGTAGTACTATTTAGAAATGCAGGAGCCACAGACCAAAAGGGTATTGAAGCACAAATTGACTATTCCCTGATCCGAAGCAATACAGCTTGGCTCCAAGAACTGAAACTGGGACATGCTTATTCATTTCACCACTTCTTATTCAAGAATTATGTGAATGATGGAGAAGATTTTTCAGGAAACATGCTAACAGGCGTACCCCAAAACAACTTGGTCAACAGGTTAGATGTGGAAACCCAGTCAGGGCTTTATCTTAACGTGACCCATCAGTTTGTAAGTGAACTTCCTCTAAATGATGCCAACACGGTGATGCAGGACAGCTACAACTTACTTAATGCCCGGCTCGGTTGGCGAGGTAATCTCAGCAACAAGTTGGAGCTTGAAATATACGGAGGTGCTGACAACCTTCTGGATGAGCAATACAGTTTAGGAAATGATCTCAATGCGTTTGGAGGCAGGTATTATCAGCCCGCGGCCTTAAGAAATTTCTATGGAGGTATTAAAGTAAAAATGAGGTATTAGGCTGTAAGCCGACTCACTTAAACTTCACCACTTTTCCATGGGCTTGAGAAGTCATTTCCTCGGGGATGGCATGAGTGATTTCCTTATAAAGTAATTCCACCAAGCGTTTCTTCAAGAAACTTCGGGTCAAAATAATGCTTACTTCCCGGATCGGCTCTTCACCTGCAAAAGGCCTTAATCGGGTCTTTTCTTCCTCACTCAAATCAAATGTTGCCAGCTCTGGTAATAAAGTCACTCCTTTGTATCGGTTGACCATATTCTTCAAACCTTCCAGTGATCCGCTTTCATAGTGAAAATTCATTCGCTGGAATTTGCTCTGGTCGCAAATATTAAGCACTTGATCCCTAAAGCAGTGGCCTTGCTGAAGCACCCAAAAATCATCCGCCATAAGGTCTTTCACCATGATTGATTCATGATTCAGCAAATGGTGCCCTTTAGAAAGGTAAGCGTAGAATTTCTCATAAAACATCGGTTTTTCCACAATTCCTTGTTCATCCAAAGGGGTCACGACGATTCCAAGATCCAATTCATCATTGCGCAATCGCTTGACGATTTCCTCAGTGATCAGTTCTTCCACCTGAAGTTGTACATTGGGATATTTCTCTAAAAACCCCCTGATAAACAGGTGCAATAAATAAGGAGCCAAAGTAGGAATAATGCCCAACTTGATCACACCACTAATGTTTCCCTTGAGCTGGGCAATCATTTCATAAATTCCCTTGCTTTCAGAAACCACCTTTTTGGCTTGTTCGATCAACTGAGCACCAGTTTCTGTGGGGATTACAGGCATCTTAGATCGGTCAAAAATCACCACATCCAGCTCTCGCTCCAATTTATGGATTTGAGCACTCAAGGTAGGTTGAGTAACAAAACAAGCCTCTGCAGCGTGTCCAAAGTGACGGTGCTTATCCACCGCCAACACGTATTCCAATTGTTGGATGGTCATGTGTCAATCTGGTTTTTAGCCCTTAAAAACATGAAAGCAAAGATATAAATCTTTTTCTTTTTATTTAGATTTGATATAAATAATAATCTGATTTGCCGTATCCATGCTTATTACATTAAATTCTTCGCCCAATTGATCAGAAGCATTCTAACTGCCATATAGGCCTCAGGACCGAAACAGACGATATTTTTTTTTCCATTCATAACATAAAAGCTAACAATCATGTCTTTTTAACACCTTTACTTGTTGTATAATTCAGGCATCTAAAAATTCCTATTAACTTTACCAAAATAGTCACACGCCTATCCCAAATTATACCCACAACATTCAGTGATCTATACCCTATGAGTTTATTGAGCCTTCATGAGATTAGTAAAAAGTTTCCTCAGTCCAAGCAATTTGCGGTAAAGGATATTTCTCTGGAAATTGGAGAGGGTGAAATTTTAGCCATAGTAGGTGAAAATGGCTCAGGAAAAACCACCTTATTGAAGCTTATTGCAGGCATGGAACACCCAGACTCTGGTCGAATTATTTCTTCGGGACAAACCATTGTCAATGGTAAAACCGCCACCCCTGCCAACCAAAGAGGTGTCGGTGTTGTATTTGAAGATTACGCTCTTTTCCCTCAAATGAACATCTTGGAAAATGTGCGTTGTGCCTTGCACCAACAGGAAAAAAATGCCAAGCAAATTGCCAAAGACAGCCTAGCTTTGGTAGGACTTGAGGATAGTTTTGGGGCTTATCCTCACCAACTTTCCTCTGGACAGCGCCAGAGAGCCGCATTGGCCAGGGCTTTGGCATCAAGGCCCAAACTATTGCTTTTGGATGATCCTTTCAAAAGCCTTGACACCCGCTTCAAAAACGAGATCAGTGAAGACTTGAGGGACATCGTTAAAACCAGTGGTGTCACGACGATTTTTGCCAGTCATCACGCAAAGGATGCGCTTTCTGTTGCGGACAGGATTGCTATCCTTCATAAGGGAAAATTACAGCAAGTGGACGATCCGGTCAATATTTATAAATCTCCTGCCAATGCCTATGTAGCCAACTTTTTTGGTAAGAGAAATGAGATCATTGCCACACCAACAGAAGATGGTTTTTATTCTGGTTTTGGATTTATCCCAGATCCTAACTCCAAAAATTATACGGAGAAAGTAAAAATCCTTTTCCGCTCAGAAGATGCCAAAATCAAAAAAAGTACTGAACAACCTCTCAGCGGTGAGGTGGTAAGAACCCTGTATTATGGGGACCACCAAATCGTAAAACTGGTAGATGATGAAGGTAGGCAAATCAGTATTAAAGCAGCTCCTAACCGCAACTTTGTCAAAAACGACCGCATGTTTTTTACCATTGGTAAATACGAAATAGAAGAAGCTTTCTAGAATTGACCATTCACAAAATCAATCTTAAGGATTAGAAACGGATACTTGATAAATCAAATATCAAAGGTTATTTTGAAGGAATTATTTTCTGTCACATTAACCTAAACCCTTCTAATCATGTCTACAAAGAATGACTCCCATTTTTCCAGAAGAAAGTTCATGGGAGCCTCCCTTTTGAGTGCCACAGGCCTCAGCTTATGGCCCCATCTCAATTTTGCCAAATCTAAGGATCAGCTTAGCACATTACCTGCATCCAGTAAGGTCAGGCTTGGCTTTATCGGTATGGGTCGTCAATCTTACGGCATCATGAAGGGAATGATGTCCATTCCCCAAGTGGAAATCATCGCAGGGTGTGATGTATATGGGATAAAAAGAGAACGCTTCCAACATGCAGTAGGCGAACATTATGGTAAAAACCCAATTGAAATTCCGGTTTATGAGAAATACCAAGATTTGCTTTCCAGAGAAGATATAGATGCAGTGGTCATAGCCACCCCGGATTTTTGGCACGCGCTGATTGCCATTGATGCTTGCCGCGCCAAGAAAGATGTTTACTTGGAAAAACCTTTGACCTTTACCATCAAAGAAGGACAAGCGCTGGTCAAAGCGGTTAGAGACAACGGCACCGTATTGGCAGTAGGAAGCCAACAGCGCTCAGAAACCAATTTCCAGTATGCTGTTCGCTTGGTCCAAAAAGGACACATTGGGAAAATCAAAAAGGTTATGGTCAATGTGGGCCAACCGGAATCTCCAAAACCATATGATCTCCCCAAAGAAACCGTTCCGGCAGATTTAAATTGGAAACTCTGGCTTGGACCAATCAAGCCTGTACATTATAACCATGAATTAGACCCGCCTATTTCGATCAATCCAGCCAAAAACGAAGATCTCTGGGGAGCATGGAGGTGGTACGAAGAAACTGGTGGAGGCTTGATGACTGACTGGGGAGCCCACATGTTTGACATTGCCCAATGGGGAATCAGCATGGACCGAAATGGACCAGTGGAGGTTATCCCAGCAATGGGAAACAGCCCATTGACCTTCAAATATGAAAATGGTATAGTGATGACCACGGAGCCATTTGATGGAGATACCCGTGGAATAAAATTCATAGGAGAAAAAGGCTGGATCCAAGTTTCAAGAGGTGGTTTCAAAGCTTCTGATCCTAATCTGGTAGTCCCTGAAGATGAAGAAAGGCTCATTCAAGCCCCTCCCCATTATATTGACTTTATTGAAAGTGTTATCAGAAGAAAGGACCCAATTGCCACTGTAGAAATCGGGCACAGTACCTGTACCGTTTGTAGTTTGGGTAACATTGCCAATAAACTTCAGCGTACACTCAAATGGGACCCTATCCAGCAAGTATTTATTGGGGACGAGGAAGCTATGGGCATGCTCCATTACAATTATGAAAATGGCTATGAACTCAAAACATAAAAAAACAATAATCCTTCTATCATGGGTGATCCTCTGCGGGCTTTTTGCCTGTGGAGGAAAGTCTGGTGATGATAAGAATAAAGACATCCCCAAGCCTGAACCCAACACTCAAGAAAAAGCCTTTTTCACCCCAAACCCGCAAGCACTTTCAGAACAAAAAGTTGGTCAGCTTTCTATTGGCGACTCTGCTCCCTATTTTAACCTTCCAGGTGTCGATGGACAATACCATTCCTTGGAGGAATACCAAGATGCCCAAGTACTGGTCATCAATTTTACCTGCAACCACTGCCCAACAGCTCAGGCTTATGAAGACCGTTTTATACAAGCTGTCAAAGATTATCAGGATAAAGGGGTAGCTTTTGTGGCCATCTCCTCCAATTCACCGATAGGAATTTTACCAGAAGAACTCGGATACACTGACTTGAGCGATACATACCCCGAGATGATCGTCAGGGCGCAGGACAAGGCCTATAATTTCCCCTACCTTTATGATGGCGACAAGCATGAGTTTTCATTGGCTTATGGTCCTACCGCCACTCCTCATGTATTTGTATTTGACCAAAACAGAAAACTAACCTATTCCGGCAGAATCGATGATTCCGAAAAGCCTGGAACCGGTCAAGCGGAGGACTTAAGGTTGGCTATTGAAAGCACCTTAAATAATCAGCCTTTGCCGGATCAGCAAGCTATCCTACCTTCTTTTGGCTGCTCCATCAAGTGGGCCTGGAAAAACCAATATGGAGAAAAGGTCAATGCAGCCTGGAAAGAAAAACCTGTAACCCTGAACAAAATAGACCTTAGTGAGCTAGAGAACCTGTTGAAAAATGACAGTGATGAATTACTGCTTCTTAACTTTTGGGCTACATGGTGTGGACCTTGCATCGTTGAATATCCAGAATTTATCGAAATCCAACGCATGTACGGTGACCGGAATTTCCACTTTGTCTCCATCAGTTTAGACGATCCCAACGCAGCAGAAAAAGTGCTTAAATTTCTCAAAAAGAAGTACTCTGCGGTCAATAACTACCTGGTTAATACAGAAGACAAATATGAAATTATTGACTTGGTCAAGAATGACTGGGATGGAAGCCTTCCTCTCACCTTGCTTATAGAGTCGGGAGGAAAAGTAGCCTATAAAGTACCAGGAAGCATTGACCCATTAAAACTCAAAAAAGCCATAGTCAACCACCCACTGATGGGGCGATATTATTAGGATTTTTTGCAGAAAAGTAAGTTTTTCATAAAGACAAGGACAGATTTTCAAATTTTTGTTTTGAAAAAGTAAATATTTATTTTTGCACCTTACCAATTGTTGAAATTGGTAAGAATATTCCGCTTTCACGAAACTAAACCATTCTACATGCACCATGACCGCAGCGCTCAGTATTTTCATTGCTATGCCACCGCCAATGATAAGAGACTTTACCTGAAGGACATACAAAACCTGATCAGGATAAGAAATACCCCTCATGGTGTTGATAAGGTGATTCTTTTGATTGCTATCAGTAAGGTGAAGAGCTTAACGGTTTTTGATAAGCTTTTTATCAGGACCATCCGTAAATTGTTCGATCAACATCCCAATATTGAACTACGAAGCATCTATTTCAAAGAGAATATTGGTCGGGATTTCAGTTCTTACGCCACCTTGCACCGAAGGGTAAAATCCATGGCCAACAATGAAGATTATATTTTTTTCCAGAATAGAAGTGGCATTGGTCCTTATAAAAAAAGCTGGTTGGCATCATTTGCCCACCAGTTCAACAGATTTGATAACATAGCCATCTGTGGCAGCACCATCAACTTCAAAGACCACCATGGCAGGAGTCAAGATAATTTACCGCACGTGCAAACTTACGCTTTTCTCACAAAGCCTAAATTTCTCAACATGTTTGGTGATGCTTTCCCAGCAGAAAGTGAATCAGAAAGACTCAAAATTATCCTGAATGGAGAAATAGGCTTGAGTCGGTTCTTTTTGGAACAAGGACTTCGGATTACCTGTATGGAGTGGAAAGACAAACCTGTAAGCTCACATTGCCAACCTATCTGTGAAGATGATGTCAAAATCCGAGTGAAGGCAGATCATGCTTTTTATCACCGTAAATACTTCCGCAGAAATAAGAAGCCAAAAGTTAAAAATCCTATTCTTCACCCAACCAGTCAATATTTGAAAACCATGTTGAGTAATTGATGATAAAGAAAAAGGCCGATAAAATCGGCCTTTCTTATTACTTATTGGATAAATCCTTTTC harbors:
- a CDS encoding alpha-L-fucosidase, whose amino-acid sequence is MKKYLILLLLAVACQSEKVAPPAPVESVPSERQLAWQDMEFYAFVHFNMNTFTNMEWGMGDEDPKTFNPSALDCRQWARVAKEAGMKGIILTAKHHDGFCLWPTATTDHSVKSSTWKDGKGDVLKELSEACKEYGLKFGVYLSPWDRNNEDYGTPEYIEIFRAQLRELLTNYGDVFEVWFDGANGGTGYYGGANEERRVDKKSYYDWENTYKIIRELQPNAVIFSDAGPDVRWVGNEEGHAYKTTWSNLLRDEIYGGMPNYHTDYADGQEDGTHWVPAEVDVSIRPGWYYHEYEDHKVKSLPELLDIYYESIGRNGSFLLNFPVDKRGLIHERDVEQVLKLAEKVKEDFANNLARADLDVSATVERGHGFEAEMVLDDDPATYWATADGEVSGALTISFGEPTTFNRFLVQEYIPLGQRVKAFTVEAETEGGWEQIADETTIGYKRILRFPDVTATAVRFTVKDAKAAPTISKVAIYNAPKVVLAPEIKRTVEGMVSLEVPDQGVDIYYTTDGSDPSESSNKYEGAFEIKTAHTVKAIAVDKTSGKVSEPSRADLDLAKVNWEVIGGGEKAAQAIDENDYTNYISESDEIVIDLAEAVSLKGFTYMPMQNRYMSGVISHYDFAVSTDGKQWKTVSAGEFGNIANSPIEQKISFDAVPARFIKLKATKTLDGKEASFAEIGIITK
- a CDS encoding TonB-dependent receptor domain-containing protein → MVFLKKVLALFFIVLFPMMVSAQTVITVLDAENGNPIPGVLIRLSNQTKLIADENGQARANLNHQLTALFSHLAYEDLWKNLEPGKTDTVRLFKKTNSLSEVIVSSFGSTRSLLEQAAAVSQVNEKELYRFNETSLVNAFNTRSGVRMEERAPGSYRISIRGSSLRAPFGVRNVKIYWDDIPFTAPDGTTPLNILDLSNVQNTEIIKGPAGSIYGAGNGGVISFTPKKIKANSANADLAVGDFGLLKYRLGMEQLLENGDIYASFVQQKSDGYRDHSALDRKVFNMGANFYPSNKQSISTQLLYSDLFYELPGGLTSEQVAENPQQARPGSAAQNASINQKSLYGTFVHEYDFNTKWSNKSAAYIQTTDFENPFNLDYKKETQYGYGGRTKFTLNDQWGQFPVRLLLGGEYQFSNTSAQNFGNRNGQADTVRFSDDLITTQGFLFQQVEVNWTKNMLMTLALSENFSRFDINRNIDASTGLPYAVERKFNPVWVPRLAFSAKINRYSALFGSISAGFSPPTIDEVRTNEGSINLDLEAEKGINYEMGYRGNYSDGKINLDISTFYFKLDETITTYTNEQGVVLFRNAGATDQKGIEAQIDYSLIRSNTAWLQELKLGHAYSFHHFLFKNYVNDGEDFSGNMLTGVPQNNLVNRLDVETQSGLYLNVTHQFVSELPLNDANTVMQDSYNLLNARLGWRGNLSNKLELEIYGGADNLLDEQYSLGNDLNAFGGRYYQPAALRNFYGGIKVKMRY
- a CDS encoding ABC transporter ATP-binding protein; this encodes MSLLSLHEISKKFPQSKQFAVKDISLEIGEGEILAIVGENGSGKTTLLKLIAGMEHPDSGRIISSGQTIVNGKTATPANQRGVGVVFEDYALFPQMNILENVRCALHQQEKNAKQIAKDSLALVGLEDSFGAYPHQLSSGQRQRAALARALASRPKLLLLDDPFKSLDTRFKNEISEDLRDIVKTSGVTTIFASHHAKDALSVADRIAILHKGKLQQVDDPVNIYKSPANAYVANFFGKRNEIIATPTEDGFYSGFGFIPDPNSKNYTEKVKILFRSEDAKIKKSTEQPLSGEVVRTLYYGDHQIVKLVDDEGRQISIKAAPNRNFVKNDRMFFTIGKYEIEEAF
- the recG gene encoding ATP-dependent DNA helicase RecG gives rise to the protein MPGFFDTKIEFLKGVGPQKAALINKELNIFTFGELLQHYPFRYEDRTKFYKINQINGNLEHVQVIAKVRRLETIGLARKKRLVAYIEDETGEMELTWFKGIQWVAKKLLPGATYIFFGKPNQYGRKFSIAHPEMEPLTAAQEEKSSFQPVYPTTEKLRVKYLDSKGISRIMATLVQNAYPQIQETLPDDVLRRFNLTAKNDALKQIHFPDDPERLKRARFRLKFEEFFFVQLRLLKLKLTRTEKFKGQVLTQIELLNQFYKDHLPFDLTNAQKRVIRESYNDMRSGKQMNRLIQGDVGSGKTIVAFICALIAISSGAQTCLMAPTEILATQHFEGLKEFADMMGLRIDLLTGSTKKSARKRIHGELLNGQLHILIGTHALLEDVVQFQNLGLAIVDEQHRFGVAQRAKLWAKNKNYYPHVLVMTATPIPRTLAMTLYGDLDISVIDELPAGRKPIQTIHRFDKDRLKVFGFMKKEIELGRQIYVVYPLIEDSEKMDLKSLMDGYESICRAFPQYPVSIVHGNMKPADKEFEMQRFVKNETKIMVATTVIEVGVNVPNASVMVIENAERFGLSQLHQLRGRVGRGAEQSYCILMSKYELSKDSRVRLDTMVRTNNGFEIADVDLKLRGPGDLMGTQQSGVADLLIADLSKDAPILTMARDAAQALIQEDPNLQLPQNAMVLRQIKNQKKHAVNWSRIS
- a CDS encoding hydrogen peroxide-inducible genes activator — protein: MTIQQLEYVLAVDKHRHFGHAAEACFVTQPTLSAQIHKLERELDVVIFDRSKMPVIPTETGAQLIEQAKKVVSESKGIYEMIAQLKGNISGVIKLGIIPTLAPYLLHLFIRGFLEKYPNVQLQVEELITEEIVKRLRNDELDLGIVVTPLDEQGIVEKPMFYEKFYAYLSKGHHLLNHESIMVKDLMADDFWVLQQGHCFRDQVLNICDQSKFQRMNFHYESGSLEGLKNMVNRYKGVTLLPELATFDLSEEEKTRLRPFAGEEPIREVSIILTRSFLKKRLVELLYKEITHAIPEEMTSQAHGKVVKFK